The Cygnus atratus isolate AKBS03 ecotype Queensland, Australia chromosome 2, CAtr_DNAZoo_HiC_assembly, whole genome shotgun sequence genome window below encodes:
- the LOC118247374 gene encoding microtubule nucleation factor SSNA1-like isoform X1 — MPGLCAVQKAVAEKGTSGSRGRARGEEWRMTQPGAILQGYNNELVKYIEDLCLQKEELNKQIQQAEEEKNKLQHEIQTLNEQLEHVCENLDQKIALRNDLSKILNEAETAYMKILDSSRTLLNVLKKEVGDLKHTPELKSNVT; from the exons ATGCCCGGCCTGTGTGC agTGCAGAAGGCTGTTGCTGAGAAGGGGACCTCAGGAAGCCGTGGCAGAGCTCGGGGAGAGGAGTGGAGGATGACTCAGCCGGGAGCTATTCTTCAGGGTTACAATAACGAGCTAGTAAAATACATTGAAGACTTGTGTCTGCAAAAAGAGGAGCTGAACAAACAAATCcagcaagcagaagaggaaaaaaataagctccAGCATGAAATTCAAACCCTGAATGAACAATTGGAGCATGTGTGTGAAAACCTGGACCAGAAGATAGCTTTGCGGAATGATCTTAGTAAAATTCTTAATGAAGCTGAAACTGCTTACATGAAGATTTTGGATAGTTCTAGAACTTTGCTTAATGTCCTGAAGAAGGAGGTGGGAGACTTAAAGCATACACCAGAACTGAAAAGTAACGTAACGTGA
- the LOC118247374 gene encoding microtubule nucleation factor SSNA1-like isoform X2, whose product MTQPGAILQGYNNELVKYIEDLCLQKEELNKQIQQAEEEKNKLQHEIQTLNEQLEHVCENLDQKIALRNDLSKILNEAETAYMKILDSSRTLLNVLKKEVGDLKHTPELKSNVT is encoded by the coding sequence ATGACTCAGCCGGGAGCTATTCTTCAGGGTTACAATAACGAGCTAGTAAAATACATTGAAGACTTGTGTCTGCAAAAAGAGGAGCTGAACAAACAAATCcagcaagcagaagaggaaaaaaataagctccAGCATGAAATTCAAACCCTGAATGAACAATTGGAGCATGTGTGTGAAAACCTGGACCAGAAGATAGCTTTGCGGAATGATCTTAGTAAAATTCTTAATGAAGCTGAAACTGCTTACATGAAGATTTTGGATAGTTCTAGAACTTTGCTTAATGTCCTGAAGAAGGAGGTGGGAGACTTAAAGCATACACCAGAACTGAAAAGTAACGTAACGTGA